The DNA segment ATTTCATAAGACCCTAAAACTATTTGTACATACCGGGTTGGTGAACGTATCCTGGAGTACACTTGGCATATCGAAGCAGAAGTAGGAGCCAAACGTGAGCAGGCAGTTGAAAAACAGGACTATAAACCGGAACACTCCTGAAAACatactttaacattttttaacaccTGTTGGATGAACAACCATTTATTTAATGCAGATGAAACTTTTTTATCTGACATGATACAAGTCAAAACTTTGGCAAGTTTCATGGAACTTTGCAATGTATTAAAACTGGGTAATGAGTTCTGTTCAGACAGAAAAACTTAAGTGCTAGAATGTATAACTGTGTTTTGTGTCATTGTAGCGGCAGCAGTCTCATTTTGAGCTAGACCGTGTCCTTAAGAATATTGAGTCCGAGGGTCCATTAGTTTGATTTCCAATGTATAGCATATAAAGCATATTTGTACAGTCTGTTACATATTGCTACCAACACAAATGACTCATGCTGCCTGTTAGCCTTCATTTCAAAGGTCAAGCAAATTGAACTCCGAATTAGTCACCGCTCTTTCTGAAATGTTAATTAGCGGCACACGCACCGATACATTATTTGTCTGACAGTACACTTTAGCACAACGCAGAAGACTGTGCATCTTATTCTCCAAAATCAGCTGCCAATGGTTACATCCCCACCAGATCCGTTACAATCTGCTTTTAAAGATGAATAGTCCGAAAATGTGTATCCGGAAATTAAGTGTAgatattatttatgaatttttctTGTGTCTTgtaaatccaaaaaaaaaagaacttaCTGTCAGAGGCTTGTAGAGCCATGATTTTTCTTCAATGgcaaaaacttaataataaagcTAAAGAATCTCGTTAAGTTTAAATATCTTCTGAAGTTTTTGGTCTATGAACTATCGCGCACTTGATTTTTAATCGATCATGGTTACATACTACTATAGAAAAGACTTAATGCCATTCATGCGATTTCACCGTCACAGGGTTGTGAACAATATATAGGAAACGGTACATTGAGATAAAAACCACCCCACTTCAACAAACAGCAGAcgacaagacaacacacacacaaaataataaaGCATTATGACTGTTGTTTTTGTCGTGGACCTTGTATTTAAATGGTATCAGGGTGTCCGCCTTTACTACCCGACCCACACAAACATATATGCAATGGAAATCGATGTTTAATCTCAGGTGACGTTATACATACATTTACTGAATATTATTCCatttattcacaatttcatgatacatattttatatcataaaacattgaaacattattcaatatataattaatgCTTGACATGTTGCTGTTAGTCCGTAACGTCTATTGATTTGAAAAACGTTCCGAATAGTCTTGAGAAAAACGCcaccaatttttcaaaatacgtAGGATTCCTCAGTTCTTCTAATTTATCGTCCGATGGTTTTCCACCAGCCGTCGCTACCGTGTCGTCTAGATTTTCACTGTCGTCTGCTTCGGTCACGTGCAGGTCATTGAACTCGCGGTTCTCCAGAAGCTTCATGGTTACCGTTAACTTCCGGTTCTCAGCACTCTGGGGACCCCAGACGCTCTGTTCTTCGACGCCATACCTGTCCGATATCCGCCGGAAGAGACACTGGCGCGccttttgacattttgttcaCCGCGAAGGAGACCCAGTCGCCGGTacaatttcattgtttgaaactggAGATTTGTGAAATAGTGACCTCCAGACATCTTCTGGATCTCCGTGATTATCTTAAAAAGTTCAGAAACTTGAAATGCCCTTTCATTTTCCGAGGCTTTGttgtttaaagcaaatataCGACCAACACATTGTTGTAGGAACGCTTGAAATTCTGCGTTTCCACTGGAGACTAAACCTTGCAGTGAGATGTTTTCTGCGTCTGTTTTGTCTTTTCCCGTCAAGACTATAATCGTAAATCGAGCGACACTGGGACCAAACACTTTAAAGAACAAATTTTTCGTTTTAATGCACTCTCTTGTAAATCTTTCAGGCGACATGACGTAAATAAGCGCATGAAAACCGGGAGCAAGCGCCGCGTACATGCGCACAAGCTGCGTCGACAGGAGCTTGTTTCCGCTCCCGGTGTCGAAAAATCCCGGGGTGTCGACCACAACTACTCTACGGCCATCCACTTCCCCCTCTGCTGACGTCACTTTCGCTGTGACCGATCCCAGGCCCGCTGATGAGGCGAAGGCCGTCCATCCGAGGATTGTGTTTCCGGTCGAACTTTTCCCCGCCCCCGTCCTGCCTACCAGAAGCAGCCGATAATCTgtaatatgtgttattttatcatttattcacacattcactttttattttgtcacggtAACATATCGTTATGTACAACAGACGTGTAATAACATATACAGGCAATATGGTAAACAACATGACGGAAATACCAAATTCAGGCAATTTTACCACCGGGTACAGTGACAAAATACCGACAGGCATGATAAAgaaaatcaatgtaatacaaagttTTACAGCTTAAGAAGTTTGCATGTACACTACTTGTTGATTTGCtaaaaattcatataacatttttttccgcTGCAAATCATGAAAACCTATCAGACTATCAAATTTATAGCTTAGTACGAAAATGCCTTTAAActgataattgttttttaaacatgttgtttaagACAGTCTGTCTGTTTGCACATTTACTTATAAACAGAtactaataataaataaaagctGGTTACTGTTTGgtttctttatttcctccatttatttaaatgatttagataTCTTGCGAATGATTTAAAGACCCATTATCCGTAATTTTGATTAAATCAAATCTCGACTATATGATTGGGTGtgtggtgtttttttataacttattaATGTGAAAACTTGTAATATgatgtaaatttaattaatcgaaatagaaataaaaattataagttaaaacaaaaactaacaGTCGGCAACAGGGATCAAAACGAGTAGATAGTGAATCGGAATACATCGGTCATTGCCtttctcgaagcttgccggagatggccgagttgttatgattggcTACCAGAAGACGGTTCCGTATCCACTTCAACATGATGACAGTTCATTGCAGAAGCTTTTAtgaaatttgtaaacatttgagTGAAAGTTGTGAACATTCAATTTTTGTTCAAGTTTGTAGGTCGTGTAAACAAAGTTTTCCATTTTGTCGGTATGTTTCGTTATAAGTCAGACTTTTAATAAGAAGTGTTCAATAGGTCTAATTCAGCCAGTAATCTATATCTTCTTTTATtcgtaaatacatgtatgaactaatataaacatttgcacTTGATTTTCTGTACGATAAAATTGTCGCTTATTTTGCATGGAGCggtcgacctttcgtgaccCCTGTAGGCGAAGTTTCGCAAGAAACACCTGGGGTGGTgttcaatattcaaattaagttaatcttatggtcgGTCATACAtaattgacttcattcactctattggttaGTTTATAATAACAGTTATCCGATTAGCTaaatcgttcttagatccaattaaaaccaatattgaatactagcCCAGGGTCATGCATAATCAAATCacgaatataaaaaaatatcaacaatgtTCTTAATAAACGCGAAAATCATCAAACCAAAATCATTATTACCAcacaaaaaagtaatgaaaatggGGAAATGTAAAAATAAGGACTGACTCTTATTGTTCGCGCTCATGCAGTATAAACGTTCGGCcgtgatataaaaaaaaatcaagaagcGTTAGTGCGCTTTTGAAGTTGCAAAATCGCAGCCGAGCAAAATAGCagccgagcgttcatactgcattcATGATCGTACGaaaattaagaaatcaattcttaAATACACAACTCAAAATAGTGTATTTGCCTTTAATATGAAATCTGAGCTAAATAATTCAGACAGGTTTGTATTATGTGCTCGACTCATGGCtttgttttaaaagcaatgaagtCATACAAATGAGACGTTATGCAGAAAGCGGAACTTTGATagtgaaatgttattgtttgaaagcGGGTTTAGTCTATACTATATACATAATAGATATACATAATGTACTAAAACAGTGTATGTATAGTTTGTTAAATTACATACTGCTAAAATGAGTTTTGGCTTAGCCTGTATTACAGAGTGTGTATACTACGtaataaattacgtcatatatgctacaccggaaggcaacattttgcttaaaatgaataattttaacaaacataacttttctTTACCACACCgtcttaaatgaaacataggGCAGTCtatatgccgcttaaagagccccgccgtCGTTTTTCTCTGTCGGCGATTGTTTAGGCGATTAGTTTCaccaaacacttcgacaaatctttgtttccaaaataatgttgtgACAGTGCTGCGccagacggccgttttgtgaaaaggtttgtcgaagtgttttaagaaactaatgcaccagtcaattgtaaccatgcacggcccccaaggtccggggactAGCGGGGAcgttgactttcggtccagcaaaccccgactaaaatccccaccctgcggggacgaacagatggtaaaatccccgccaaatgcccccgcaccccagggaccctaggtaaggcccattccctgtatttaaagcaaagacaaaaccaccgcatttgGACGGCACCGCGGGGCAACCTGAAAGGTAAATACACGGCCCATtcccccggctatccccggtatatccccggacctgggggtcgtggttaccattgactggtgcataaactctcaatcaaactctggttaaaGACCGAAGGCGCGGCTCCGTAAGCGGCTCAGAcagcgctatgtttcatttaaaatggtgaagaaatagtgaagttatatttgtttaaagtcttcgtTCAGTTTACTTTTCTTACAAAGTCACAACATTTTTCATCATCCCTTCACTTTTCCTATCGCATTTCACGAACTTTCATCATTCAATGACAGAGTTTTCAATatacattctgattggctgacgtTCGATAGCTCCACCTACTGTCGGTGTTCCAAAAACTGTCTGTTACGCTACCCAATTATCGAATAAGGAGATTTACcgattatgaaaacaaaagtcGTCTGCCTATTACATAAATACACAATAAGATGTCAAATGACAAGGCACGTGGGAAGAAGAAAGGGCAGCACGTCATATTTTCAAACCCGGATTAACGAGTTAATTCGCCGAAAGAAAAACTTGTCATCAAAGGGGCAGCATGATGTTGGCACGTGCTCAAAACACCTAGCGGAACCAATTCTATCAGGGGTATTGAGAAGTATGTCTCAAATATGACATTGGATTACAGAGCCGCTGAACTTTGGTGATAAATCCGATAATAAAAAAAGGTATTAACGGGACAGAATGAGATGAACAATTAACACGAATGGTACAATACAAACACCTTTTAAAATgctcaattaccaaaaaaagtTAATTCCCCGTAAGTTTTGCTAAAAGTCTAGATAAATAATTTCTTTCCGCCACTTCGCCTCGTGGCTCACGAAATCGAGTGGTCATGTATCCGAATCATACCATACTATTtggattatgtttttttaaactcgAATTGATCTTAAGGTATGTGCTTAAAAAGAAGAAAGGACAATGTTTCGGCTGTATAGAAGAGTAGTTCTATGAAAAAGGTACGCATCTTCGTAAGCCGAAATCTGACCCATTAGTTTGGCGATACACCGAGTGCGGTAACAAGTATGGTACGCTGGATTAGACAAGAGCAATTATAAATGgcagtattaaataaaacagactATCGTTTGACAAATAAATCATCCAACTGGCAAAATGTTCTTCGcctacatatacatacattttctcGGAGAAGAGACTCGTATTCACGCAAGCACGAATTCCATGCGACCTATGACTGACATTGCTTCAATTTCATAGCCCTTTGGCCAGTGTAGCTTCAAAATTTATCCAActcattaaaatgcaatatgtAATCTGAAACTAGATTCGTATTCAATTTAATAACTATCAtaacacttatttttattttttatttcccaTCGGGCAAATAATAAATACGTTGACTATGCAAATTGTATATAACATAATTGGTTTTGTATTAGTGGGACGATGAGACTGACTACTCTAACAGTGTCAcctctaaataaataaatattgtcatctgagcaaaaaattaaaataaaatacgcaGCCAACTATTATAATTAGCTACTTTATAAATATAGTCGTCTGTAACCTTTAGGATTGATTTTCCTTGGTTAAATCTTCGGCACACCGTTTTGTTTTCCCTAGCAACTTCGCACGTGTTGCGTGAAAATTAGCATGTATTATTGCACGCTGTGCAAAACTTTGTTTACACCATTTTGTCAGCAAAGGACGTTATAGTTTACTTAATGTATATTAATTGAATGAGTAATATTCAATTACATATTCAGTGTTTTATCATCAAAGTATTCAATCAAAGGAACGATTTGAAGATCTACTTTTTTGGCATCTTTATTTCCGGCAGATGCTAGTCGGTCATGGGTAAACAAGATTTACTCAgaagtttgcatttattttgttgaaagtGAATGCAATAAGTAAGTGTATTTTCAgtatttacacatttataataaaaatgaaatgcacATAATGTTTATCTGCAATATCCAAGTTCCAACAAAAACTGGAAGATATTACCTGTCAAAACTGAAATTAATTAGTTTGAAGTGTCTAACGCTGTGGCATTTCTGCCTGTAAAAATAAGGCAATATAGATGCCATAGAGTTAACACTTGTCCAGGTATAAGGCTGGTCTGATTATCTTTGGATATGATTATCATCTTAGTCCAGGCTGTCAGTCTCCTTTGGGGGATCCATGCAACCATAAAGGAAAAAGGGGAAAAACGCTTTGCCATAAACACTATCATGTTGTGCATTTGCGCCATTGGCATTGTTGTCGCACCATTGACATTGTTGTAATGGTGTTTTTAAAATTCTATATCTTGCATTGTTCTTGTGcttcaaagtttaaaaatctGGTTATGGAACAAGTGTAGTGTGTGTATGGGTAAGAACTAGCCATCTGGTTAGCACAGTTGGTAACAATGCCATTCTAGTTTTCCAGTAGTTGTTGGTTTGAGCCCCACACTGGGTGCACTTTTCCCCCCAGGTTAACTTCATTGATGTCAGAAATGAAACACTAGAGTGCCTGGATCGGCCTAAAAGGTTCAAGGGG comes from the Mya arenaria isolate MELC-2E11 chromosome 13, ASM2691426v1 genome and includes:
- the LOC128215409 gene encoding GTPase IMAP family member 9-like translates to MEEIKKPNNYRLLLVGRTGAGKSSTGNTILGWTAFASSAGLGSVTAKVTSAEGEVDGRRVVVVDTPGFFDTGSGNKLLSTQLVRMYAALAPGFHALIYVMSPERFTRECIKTKNLFFKVFGPSVARFTIIVLTGKDKTDAENISLQGLVSSGNAEFQAFLQQCVGRIFALNNKASENERAFQVSELFKIITEIQKMSGGHYFTNLQFQTMKLYRRLGLLRGEQNVKRRASVSSGGYRTGMASKNRASGVPRVLRTGS